The Candidatus Zixiibacteriota bacterium genome includes a region encoding these proteins:
- a CDS encoding tyrosine--tRNA ligase — MHTKESELKTRTDSAAINREFERQWQIITRGAVDVLPEEEFRERVKRSLRENKPLRVKQGFDPTAPDIHLGHTIGIRKLRQFQDLGHTVVLIVGDYTGMVGDPSGRSATRPQLDYDTLMKNAETYQRQFFKILDRAKTEVHFNGEWFKQMSFAEVMQLAMKFTVARLLERDDFEKRMRRGIPISVHELFYPLMQAYDSVAIRADVELGATEQKFNLLAGRTIQEAYGVEPQCILTLPVLVGIDGENRMSKSLGNYIGIDESPREIFGKIMKIPDRLIADYAALVADYTLEELEDIKQKLASPDINPMDVKKMLGERMVEMYHQAGAGAAAREEFGRVFSQKQLPDEIPECPSARIREWGLDPDRIYLVHLMAKAELAKSNSDARKLIQAGAVELDGERVSDPDYEFALPDTGFVVLKVGKRRFLRLRR, encoded by the coding sequence ATGCACACCAAGGAGAGCGAGTTGAAGACGCGGACTGACAGTGCGGCGATCAACCGGGAGTTCGAACGGCAGTGGCAGATCATCACCCGCGGGGCGGTCGACGTGCTTCCCGAGGAGGAGTTCCGGGAGCGGGTGAAGCGGTCGCTCCGCGAGAACAAGCCGCTGCGGGTGAAGCAGGGGTTTGACCCGACGGCGCCCGACATTCACCTCGGCCACACCATCGGCATCCGCAAGCTGCGGCAGTTTCAGGACCTCGGACACACCGTCGTGCTCATCGTCGGCGACTACACCGGCATGGTCGGCGACCCCTCGGGGCGGTCGGCCACCCGGCCGCAGTTGGACTACGATACCCTGATGAAGAACGCGGAGACTTACCAGCGGCAGTTTTTCAAGATTCTCGACCGCGCGAAAACCGAGGTGCATTTCAACGGCGAGTGGTTCAAGCAGATGTCGTTCGCCGAGGTGATGCAGCTGGCCATGAAGTTCACGGTGGCCCGGCTCTTGGAGCGGGACGATTTCGAAAAGCGAATGCGGCGCGGGATTCCGATCTCGGTCCACGAGCTCTTCTACCCGCTCATGCAGGCGTATGATTCGGTGGCGATCCGGGCCGATGTCGAGCTCGGCGCGACCGAGCAGAAGTTCAACCTGCTGGCCGGAAGGACGATCCAGGAGGCTTACGGCGTCGAGCCGCAGTGCATCCTCACCCTGCCGGTGCTGGTGGGGATCGACGGCGAGAACCGGATGTCCAAGTCGCTGGGAAACTATATCGGAATCGACGAGTCGCCGCGGGAGATTTTCGGCAAGATCATGAAGATTCCCGACCGGCTGATCGCCGACTACGCCGCGCTGGTGGCCGACTACACCCTTGAGGAACTCGAGGACATTAAACAAAAACTTGCAAGTCCCGATATTAATCCGATGGATGTCAAAAAGATGCTTGGGGAACGCATGGTCGAGATGTACCACCAGGCCGGAGCCGGCGCGGCGGCCCGGGAGGAGTTCGGGCGCGTCTTCTCCCAGAAGCAGTTGCCCGATGAGATTCCCGAATGTCCCTCGGCCCGCATCAGGGAGTGGGGACTTGATCCCGACCGAATCTATCTGGTGCACCTGATGGCCAAGGCCGAGTTGGCGAAGTCGAACAGCGACGCCCGCAAACTGATACAGGCCGGAGCGGTCGAGCTCGACGGGGAGCGGGTGTCGGATCCCGACTACGAGTTCGCGCTGCCCGACACCGGCTTCGTCGTGCTGAAAGTAGGCAAACGCCGGTTCCTCAGGCTGCGGCGATAG
- a CDS encoding tetratricopeptide repeat protein, whose translation MIRIVFTATVAAALLGGCASQAIRRETVEVHADPQPVRVEKIPLAAEIERVNPLAYNFFVDGVLFEALGNSYQATESYGKALQYYPDSYVIRASLAENLFRMQRFDDALAVLQPVAPEDAAVWELRGDIYRAGGQIDASVRAYERAVEQDSSRFEIFSFLAGVYSRDGNFPKAKWAFRHLARLDPENHAIWYELGRLHLRLGEADAALTSFRRSAELRADPTNVMSFIGMGEIYEAREQLDSAKMAFERALAIDTANIVAHRNLAGVYVKLDSLEQAAVHARIESRLAPLDRNSSRRLGMIYYYIDSLAAADSVFTALVASGENSPVNHEYLGRIALRQDDPPRAVEQFRRALALSDSTWEPWVDLAAAYRAGHQRNEEIAAYREGLGQVRDTAGQAQLMMALGAAYEQTGQFDSAVATFERLVALAPTFDAALNYLGYMLADSGQRLDYARELIERALQLKPNNAAYLDSYGWVFYRLGRYEEARAQLERAVGLDSDPVMFDHLGDIYHALGQAEAAQHWWHKALELDPDNATIRAKLDL comes from the coding sequence ATGATAAGGATAGTTTTCACAGCAACGGTGGCTGCGGCCCTTCTCGGCGGCTGCGCCTCGCAGGCGATTCGCCGCGAGACGGTCGAGGTGCATGCCGACCCGCAGCCGGTGCGGGTGGAGAAAATTCCGCTGGCGGCGGAGATCGAGCGGGTCAACCCGCTTGCTTACAACTTTTTTGTCGACGGCGTGCTGTTCGAGGCCCTCGGCAATTCGTACCAGGCGACCGAGAGTTACGGCAAAGCCCTCCAGTACTACCCGGACTCGTATGTGATCCGCGCCTCGCTGGCTGAGAACCTCTTTCGCATGCAGCGTTTCGACGATGCGCTGGCGGTGCTGCAGCCGGTTGCGCCGGAAGACGCCGCGGTGTGGGAATTGCGCGGCGACATCTATCGCGCGGGGGGGCAGATCGACGCCTCGGTGCGTGCCTACGAGCGGGCCGTCGAGCAGGATTCCAGCCGCTTCGAGATCTTCTCGTTTCTGGCCGGCGTCTATTCGCGGGACGGGAATTTCCCGAAAGCGAAGTGGGCGTTCCGCCATCTGGCCCGGCTCGATCCGGAAAATCACGCGATCTGGTACGAACTGGGGCGGCTGCACTTGCGGCTGGGGGAGGCGGATGCGGCGCTGACGTCTTTCCGACGCTCGGCGGAGTTGCGTGCGGACCCCACGAACGTGATGTCGTTTATCGGGATGGGAGAAATATATGAAGCACGGGAGCAGCTCGATTCCGCCAAAATGGCGTTCGAGCGGGCGCTCGCGATCGACACGGCCAACATTGTCGCCCATCGGAATTTGGCCGGCGTTTATGTGAAGCTCGACTCCCTGGAGCAGGCGGCCGTGCATGCCCGTATCGAGAGTCGGCTGGCCCCGCTGGACCGGAATTCCAGCCGGCGGCTGGGGATGATCTACTACTATATAGACTCCCTGGCCGCGGCCGACTCGGTATTTACGGCGCTGGTGGCGAGCGGCGAGAACAGCCCGGTCAACCACGAGTACCTGGGGCGGATCGCGCTGCGCCAGGATGATCCGCCGCGGGCGGTCGAGCAGTTCCGCCGGGCGCTCGCTCTGTCGGATTCGACCTGGGAACCATGGGTTGATCTGGCCGCCGCCTACCGGGCCGGCCATCAGCGCAACGAGGAGATCGCCGCCTACCGCGAGGGATTGGGGCAGGTGCGGGACACCGCCGGGCAGGCCCAGTTGATGATGGCGCTGGGGGCGGCCTACGAACAGACCGGCCAGTTCGACAGCGCGGTCGCCACCTTCGAGCGCCTGGTGGCGCTGGCCCCGACGTTCGACGCCGCCCTGAACTACCTGGGGTACATGCTGGCCGACTCCGGGCAGCGGTTGGATTACGCACGGGAACTGATCGAGCGGGCGCTCCAACTCAAGCCCAACAACGCCGCCTATCTGGACAGCTACGGATGGGTGTTCTACCGGCTCGGCCGTTACGAAGAGGCGCGCGCGCAGCTCGAGCGCGCGGTAGGACTTGACAGCGACCCGGTAATGTTCGATCATCTGGGCGATATCTATCATGCTCTCGGCCAAGCGGAGGCAGCGCAGCACTGGTGGCACAAAGCACTCGAACTCGATCCCGACAACGCGACCATTCGAGCGAAACTGGATCTGTGA
- a CDS encoding Ig-like domain-containing protein: protein MTIAAVLRAAALAVLLAGCAEIAPPPGGDVDRTPPALLAVTPPNGATNVPLSDRVVLRFSERVLAPQTGKAFFISPHLRAEPTVKWRGDRIEIIFPDSFQANQTYIIALSSAISDLRNNVFDSAGVIAFSTGATLDSGRVAGTVLGAGGSPQGGLLAGLYDATLFTDSTVWDSLFPTYLTQTNQQGQFSFAYLPDRPYRLVVFQDRNRNERFNPARESFALADRPVIVGGALRLSGLRLGLTTTDTTTAHVLSATFTADRLLRLRLDRPVATDHLSANPQDLALVSLADTTVRVTAQAILEQGEETSATLTAWLGSPDSGLYRVTAIYDPDRPPMAYDSLRIAGAEDQTAPQLVAFAPAGPGFLRDLDLRLTVSEPLDTSAITPETFVLWREPDTMRVPLAWSWKDVFHLTFGKESLREGEGYRLAVTEFDLKDRAGNVAGDSLREYRFNTLDVDSLGSITGQVRIGLPDREKDTVELTFKPVGGTGAFYWRGPQGGFTLAAPAGKYLLSGYIDSNGDGALSLGSVDPWRTAETQSAYADTVQVRARFETAGIDFVLQ from the coding sequence GTGACGATCGCTGCGGTCCTCCGGGCCGCGGCCCTGGCCGTCCTCCTGGCGGGCTGCGCCGAGATCGCTCCGCCGCCGGGCGGCGACGTCGACCGCACGCCGCCCGCGCTCCTGGCCGTCACCCCTCCCAACGGCGCCACGAATGTCCCGCTGTCGGACCGGGTGGTTCTCCGGTTCTCCGAGCGGGTGCTCGCACCCCAGACCGGCAAGGCGTTCTTCATCTCCCCCCATCTGCGGGCGGAGCCGACCGTGAAGTGGAGGGGGGACCGCATCGAGATCATTTTCCCCGACAGTTTCCAGGCCAATCAGACGTACATCATCGCCCTGAGCAGCGCGATCAGCGACCTGCGGAACAACGTGTTCGACAGCGCCGGCGTGATTGCCTTTTCCACGGGAGCGACGCTGGACTCCGGGCGGGTGGCCGGGACGGTGCTCGGCGCCGGCGGATCCCCCCAGGGAGGACTGCTGGCGGGGCTGTACGACGCGACGCTGTTCACCGACTCGACCGTTTGGGACAGCCTGTTTCCGACCTATCTCACACAGACCAACCAGCAGGGGCAGTTTAGCTTCGCCTATCTTCCCGACCGCCCCTACCGCCTCGTCGTTTTTCAGGATCGCAACCGCAACGAGCGGTTCAACCCGGCGCGCGAGTCGTTCGCACTGGCCGACCGGCCGGTGATCGTGGGCGGGGCGCTGCGGCTCTCCGGTCTCCGTCTGGGCCTGACCACAACCGATACGACCACGGCGCATGTGCTCTCGGCGACCTTCACGGCCGACCGGCTCCTGCGGCTGCGGCTGGACCGGCCTGTCGCAACTGACCACCTGTCGGCCAATCCGCAGGATCTCGCGCTCGTGTCGCTGGCCGACACAACGGTGCGGGTCACGGCTCAGGCAATCCTGGAGCAGGGAGAGGAGACGTCGGCCACGCTCACCGCCTGGCTGGGCTCGCCGGACAGCGGGCTGTACCGGGTGACGGCGATCTACGATCCGGACCGCCCGCCAATGGCGTACGACAGCCTGCGCATCGCCGGGGCGGAGGACCAGACGGCGCCGCAGCTTGTGGCGTTCGCGCCGGCCGGTCCCGGGTTCCTTCGCGATCTCGACCTGCGGCTGACCGTCAGCGAACCGCTTGACACCTCGGCGATCACCCCCGAAACCTTCGTTCTCTGGCGGGAGCCCGATACAATGCGCGTGCCGCTGGCATGGTCGTGGAAGGATGTGTTCCACCTGACTTTCGGCAAGGAGTCGCTGCGGGAAGGGGAGGGGTACCGGCTGGCGGTGACCGAGTTTGATCTGAAGGACCGGGCGGGCAACGTCGCGGGCGACTCGCTGCGCGAGTACCGTTTCAACACCCTCGACGTCGATTCGCTCGGGTCGATCACGGGCCAGGTGCGGATCGGCCTGCCGGACCGGGAGAAGGACACGGTCGAGCTGACATTCAAGCCGGTCGGCGGCACGGGGGCGTTCTACTGGCGCGGGCCGCAGGGAGGTTTCACCCTGGCGGCGCCGGCGGGCAAGTACCTCCTGTCAGGGTACATCGACAGCAACGGCGACGGCGCGCTGTCGCTCGGGTCGGTCGATCCGTGGCGGACGGCCGAGACCCAGAGCGCCTACGCCGATACGGTGCAGGTGCGGGCGCGCTTCGAGACCGCCGGCATCGACTTTGTCCTCCAGTAG